One window from the genome of Eucalyptus grandis isolate ANBG69807.140 chromosome 7, ASM1654582v1, whole genome shotgun sequence encodes:
- the LOC120295732 gene encoding uncharacterized protein LOC120295732, which translates to MGVLSNKIERDQLKPGDHIYSWRHFYLYAGHGIYVGEGKVIHFTRGAGHEIGRGPVLDRIISSSCPSPPVGTDCQICGDQSRLDGVISSCIDCFLSGGNLYLFEYGVSPVFYLASARGGTCTLAKSDPPEDVLHRAFYLLQNGFGGYNLFKNNCEDFAIYCKTGLLVVTAGSGGQSGQAAAFQAAVSAVGFSPLTLLTTRVRGLAVSGLAVGGLAVGGLAAVSYGKYCISCLVSDIGFRHDVVKVPAERLVDLFDLCDPQAAEDSPTPSGD; encoded by the exons ATGGGAGTGCTGTCCAACAAGATCGAGAGGGACCAACTCAAGCCTGGGGATCACATCTACTCTTGGCGTCACTTTTACCTCTACGCCGGCCACG GAATATACGTTGGTGAAGGGAAGGTTATTCACTTCACTCGAGGGGCAGGACATGAAATCGGCAGGGGTCCTGTGTTAGACCGCATCATTTCGAGCTCATGTCCCTCTCCTCCCGTCGGCACAGATTGCCAGATATGCGGAGATCAGTCGAGGCTTGATGGTGTCATCTCTTCGTGCATCGACTGCTTCCTTTCAGGTGGAAACCTCTACCTCTTTGAGTACGGCGTGTCCCCTGTTTTCTATCTTGCTAGCGCTCGAGGAGGGACTTGCACCCTTGCGAAATCCGACCCCCCTGAAGATGTGCTTCACCGTGCCTTTTACCTCCTCCAGAATGGCTTTGGAGGCTACAATCTTTTCAAGAACAACTGTGAGGACTTTGCTATCTACTGTAAAACAGGTCTGCTTGTGGTGACAGCAGGTAGCGGAGGCCAAAGTGGGCAAGCAGCAGCTTTTCAGGCTGCTGTAAGTGCTGTCGGGTTCTCTCCACTTACATTGTTGACGACCCGCGTTAGAGGTCTGGCAGTTAGTGGTCTGGCAGTTGGTGGTCTGGCAGTTGGTGGTCTGGCAGCTGTGAGTTATGGCAAGTATTGCATCAGTTGTTTGGTCTCAGACATTGGGTTTCGCCATGATGTGGTTAAAGTACCGGCCGAAAGACTTGTGGATCTATTTGATTTATGTGATCCCCAAGCTGCTGAGGATAGTCCCACTCCCAGCGGAGATTGA